The following proteins come from a genomic window of Pelmatolapia mariae isolate MD_Pm_ZW linkage group LG17, Pm_UMD_F_2, whole genome shotgun sequence:
- the asb13a.1 gene encoding ankyrin repeat and SOCS box protein 13a.1 isoform X1: MEVTAARRSFLCDIGFWADRTALHEAASHGRTLQLKQLIENGASVNMVTVDNITPLHEACIQAHPHCARLLLEAGAQVDVRTIHGSTPLCNACAAGSLECAKLLLDYGAKVNPSLTALTASPLHEACIQGNPQVVRLLIASGAKLEAFDVHFGPPLHIACAKEHLNCVKELLTAGANVNSVKFHEIALHHAARVGMVEMIELLVEFGANVYASDSLGRKPIDYTTPASPSYTCLRFYESNPLSLQQLCRIAVRRMLGTRASEVLSQLNISHRINSYLQYCDHPISLQTYT, from the exons ATGGAGGTGACAGCAGCCCGCCGCTCGTTTCTGTGCGACATCG gcttcTGGGCAGACCGCACTGCTCTGCACGAAGCAGCATCCCACGGCAGGACTTTGCAGTTGAAGCAGCTGATAGAAAACGGAGCGTCTGTCAACATGGTGACTGTGGATAACATCACTCCTCTACATGAAGCCTGCATCCAGGCTCATCCACACTGTGCTCGCCTGCTGCTGGAGGCAGGAGCCCAG GTGGATGTACGCACCATCCATGGTAGCACGCCTCTTTGTAAtgcttgtgctgctggcagCCTGGAATGTGCCAAGCTGTTGTTGGACTACGGAGCCAAGGTGAACCCGTCCCTCACAGCTCTCACTGCCTCACCGCTCCATGAGGCCTGCATACAAG GTAATCCCCAAGTTGTGAGACTGCTGATAGCCAGCGGTGCCAAGCTGGAGGCATTTGACGTCCACTTTGGTCCTCCCCTTCACATAGCATGTGCTAAAGAACATCTGAATTGTGTCAAGGAGCTGCTAACTGCAG GTGCTAATGTGAATTCAGTGAAGTTCCATGAAATAGCGTTGCATCACGCAGCTCGGGTCGGTATGGTGGAAATGATTGAGCTGCTGGTGGAGTTTGGAGCCAATGTGTACGCCAGCGACAGCCTGGGAAGAAAGCCTATAGACTACACAACACCTGCATCTCCCTCGTACACCTGCCTCAGGTTTTATGAAA GTAATCCTTTGAGCCTGCAGCAGCTTTGCAGGATTGCTGTGAGGAGGATGCTGGGTACCAGAGCATCAGAGGTCCTGAGTCAGCTGAATATATCCCACCGCATCAACAGCTACCTCCAGTACTGTGATCATCCCATATCCCTACAGACTTACACATGA
- the asb13a.2 gene encoding ankyrin repeat and SOCS box protein 13 isoform X2 translates to MRFVFFPSSLHSAPSPRVYRCSTGCWAERTEVHKAASLGQASQLEELIQGGASVNMVAVDSITPLHEACLHGQAKCVQLLLEAGAQVDARNVDGSTPLCDACSAGSLECVRLLLQYGAKANPALTSRTASPLHEACMGGNSECVKLLISMGACLEAYDLYYGTPLHVACANEHTACVKELLNAGAKVNAARLHETPLHHAAKSMQVETIEMLVEFGANIYARDQHERRPVDYTTPGSPSAACLQSYETSPLSLQQLGRLAVRRKLGTRARNVIGQLEIPKLIISYLCYQ, encoded by the exons ATGaggtttgtcttttttccatcGTCTCTGCATTCGGCCCCGAGTCCGCGAGTGTACAGGTGTTCCACAG GCTGCTGGGCGGAGCGAACAGAGGTGCACAAGGCAGCGTCGCTCGGCCAGGCCTCCCAACTGGAGGAGCTCATTCAGGGCGGAGCCTCGGTCAACATGGTGGCCGTGGATTCCATCACACCGCTGCACGAGGCGTGCCTCCACGGACAGGCCAAGTGTGTGCAGCTGCTGCTTGAGGCTGGAGCTCAG GTGGATGCAAGGAATGTGGATGGAAGTACCCCGCTGTGTGATGCCTGTTCAGCTGGTAGTTTGGAGTGTGTGAGACTTTTGCTGCAGTACGGTGCCAAGGCGAACCCTGCCCTCACCTCCCGCACAGCCTCACCCCTGCACGAGGCCTGCATGGGAG GAAACTCTGAGTGTGTGAAGCTGCTGATTTCCATGGGAGCTTGTCTCGAGGCGTATGACCTTTACTACGGCACCCCGCTGCACGTGGCCTGTGCCAATGAGCACACGGCCTGTGTTAAAGAGCTGCTCAATGCAG GCGCTAAAGTGAACGCCGCCAGGCTGCACGAGACGCCGCTGCACCACGCTGCTAAAAGCATGCAGGTGGAGACGATCGAGATGCTGGTGGAGTTTGGAGCCAACATCTACGCTCGAGATCAACACGAGAGGAGACCCGTGGACTACACCACGCCGGGCTCTCCCTCTGCAGCCTGCCTACAGTCTTATGAGA CCTCTCCTCTGAGTCTGCAGCAGCTCGGCAGGTTGGCAGTGAGGAGGAAGCTCGGCACCAGGGCTCGAAATGTCATAGGCCAGCTCGAGATCCCTAAACTCATCATCAGCTACCTCTGCTATCAGTGA
- the asb13a.2 gene encoding ankyrin repeat and SOCS box protein 13 isoform X1 — translation MDTEKSRPYFFGDIERIYSPGKRDDEMRDTFTAAHMGLCGPARAHTSSSGTRPRVYRCSTGCWAERTEVHKAASLGQASQLEELIQGGASVNMVAVDSITPLHEACLHGQAKCVQLLLEAGAQVDARNVDGSTPLCDACSAGSLECVRLLLQYGAKANPALTSRTASPLHEACMGGNSECVKLLISMGACLEAYDLYYGTPLHVACANEHTACVKELLNAGAKVNAARLHETPLHHAAKSMQVETIEMLVEFGANIYARDQHERRPVDYTTPGSPSAACLQSYETSPLSLQQLGRLAVRRKLGTRARNVIGQLEIPKLIISYLCYQ, via the exons ATGGACACTGAAAAGTCTCGGCCCTATTTCTTTGGCGACATCG AGAGAATTTATTCACCTGGAAAACGTGACGATGAGATGAGAGACACCTTCACTGCTGCCCACATGGGCCTGTGTGGGcctgcacgcgcacacacatcgAGCAGTGGCACGcg TCCGCGAGTGTACAGGTGTTCCACAG GCTGCTGGGCGGAGCGAACAGAGGTGCACAAGGCAGCGTCGCTCGGCCAGGCCTCCCAACTGGAGGAGCTCATTCAGGGCGGAGCCTCGGTCAACATGGTGGCCGTGGATTCCATCACACCGCTGCACGAGGCGTGCCTCCACGGACAGGCCAAGTGTGTGCAGCTGCTGCTTGAGGCTGGAGCTCAG GTGGATGCAAGGAATGTGGATGGAAGTACCCCGCTGTGTGATGCCTGTTCAGCTGGTAGTTTGGAGTGTGTGAGACTTTTGCTGCAGTACGGTGCCAAGGCGAACCCTGCCCTCACCTCCCGCACAGCCTCACCCCTGCACGAGGCCTGCATGGGAG GAAACTCTGAGTGTGTGAAGCTGCTGATTTCCATGGGAGCTTGTCTCGAGGCGTATGACCTTTACTACGGCACCCCGCTGCACGTGGCCTGTGCCAATGAGCACACGGCCTGTGTTAAAGAGCTGCTCAATGCAG GCGCTAAAGTGAACGCCGCCAGGCTGCACGAGACGCCGCTGCACCACGCTGCTAAAAGCATGCAGGTGGAGACGATCGAGATGCTGGTGGAGTTTGGAGCCAACATCTACGCTCGAGATCAACACGAGAGGAGACCCGTGGACTACACCACGCCGGGCTCTCCCTCTGCAGCCTGCCTACAGTCTTATGAGA CCTCTCCTCTGAGTCTGCAGCAGCTCGGCAGGTTGGCAGTGAGGAGGAAGCTCGGCACCAGGGCTCGAAATGTCATAGGCCAGCTCGAGATCCCTAAACTCATCATCAGCTACCTCTGCTATCAGTGA
- the asb13a.1 gene encoding ankyrin repeat and SOCS box protein 13a.1 isoform X2 produces MEVTAARRSFLCDIGFWADRTALHEAASHGRTLQLKQLIENGASVNMVTVDNITPLHEACIQAHPHCARLLLEAGAQVDVRTIHGSTPLCNACAAGSLECAKLLLDYGAKVNPSLTALTASPLHEACIQVVRLLIASGAKLEAFDVHFGPPLHIACAKEHLNCVKELLTAGANVNSVKFHEIALHHAARVGMVEMIELLVEFGANVYASDSLGRKPIDYTTPASPSYTCLRFYESNPLSLQQLCRIAVRRMLGTRASEVLSQLNISHRINSYLQYCDHPISLQTYT; encoded by the exons ATGGAGGTGACAGCAGCCCGCCGCTCGTTTCTGTGCGACATCG gcttcTGGGCAGACCGCACTGCTCTGCACGAAGCAGCATCCCACGGCAGGACTTTGCAGTTGAAGCAGCTGATAGAAAACGGAGCGTCTGTCAACATGGTGACTGTGGATAACATCACTCCTCTACATGAAGCCTGCATCCAGGCTCATCCACACTGTGCTCGCCTGCTGCTGGAGGCAGGAGCCCAG GTGGATGTACGCACCATCCATGGTAGCACGCCTCTTTGTAAtgcttgtgctgctggcagCCTGGAATGTGCCAAGCTGTTGTTGGACTACGGAGCCAAGGTGAACCCGTCCCTCACAGCTCTCACTGCCTCACCGCTCCATGAGGCCTGCATACAAG TTGTGAGACTGCTGATAGCCAGCGGTGCCAAGCTGGAGGCATTTGACGTCCACTTTGGTCCTCCCCTTCACATAGCATGTGCTAAAGAACATCTGAATTGTGTCAAGGAGCTGCTAACTGCAG GTGCTAATGTGAATTCAGTGAAGTTCCATGAAATAGCGTTGCATCACGCAGCTCGGGTCGGTATGGTGGAAATGATTGAGCTGCTGGTGGAGTTTGGAGCCAATGTGTACGCCAGCGACAGCCTGGGAAGAAAGCCTATAGACTACACAACACCTGCATCTCCCTCGTACACCTGCCTCAGGTTTTATGAAA GTAATCCTTTGAGCCTGCAGCAGCTTTGCAGGATTGCTGTGAGGAGGATGCTGGGTACCAGAGCATCAGAGGTCCTGAGTCAGCTGAATATATCCCACCGCATCAACAGCTACCTCCAGTACTGTGATCATCCCATATCCCTACAGACTTACACATGA
- the asb13a.1 gene encoding ankyrin repeat and SOCS box protein 13a.1 isoform X3: MEVTAARRSFLCDIGFWADRTALHEAASHGRTLQLKQLIENGASVNMVTVDNITPLHEACIQAHPHCARLLLEAGAQVDVRTIHGSTPLCNACAAGSLECAKLLLDYGAKVNPSLTALTASPLHEACIQGANVNSVKFHEIALHHAARVGMVEMIELLVEFGANVYASDSLGRKPIDYTTPASPSYTCLRFYESNPLSLQQLCRIAVRRMLGTRASEVLSQLNISHRINSYLQYCDHPISLQTYT, encoded by the exons ATGGAGGTGACAGCAGCCCGCCGCTCGTTTCTGTGCGACATCG gcttcTGGGCAGACCGCACTGCTCTGCACGAAGCAGCATCCCACGGCAGGACTTTGCAGTTGAAGCAGCTGATAGAAAACGGAGCGTCTGTCAACATGGTGACTGTGGATAACATCACTCCTCTACATGAAGCCTGCATCCAGGCTCATCCACACTGTGCTCGCCTGCTGCTGGAGGCAGGAGCCCAG GTGGATGTACGCACCATCCATGGTAGCACGCCTCTTTGTAAtgcttgtgctgctggcagCCTGGAATGTGCCAAGCTGTTGTTGGACTACGGAGCCAAGGTGAACCCGTCCCTCACAGCTCTCACTGCCTCACCGCTCCATGAGGCCTGCATACAAG GTGCTAATGTGAATTCAGTGAAGTTCCATGAAATAGCGTTGCATCACGCAGCTCGGGTCGGTATGGTGGAAATGATTGAGCTGCTGGTGGAGTTTGGAGCCAATGTGTACGCCAGCGACAGCCTGGGAAGAAAGCCTATAGACTACACAACACCTGCATCTCCCTCGTACACCTGCCTCAGGTTTTATGAAA GTAATCCTTTGAGCCTGCAGCAGCTTTGCAGGATTGCTGTGAGGAGGATGCTGGGTACCAGAGCATCAGAGGTCCTGAGTCAGCTGAATATATCCCACCGCATCAACAGCTACCTCCAGTACTGTGATCATCCCATATCCCTACAGACTTACACATGA
- the gdi2 gene encoding rab GDP dissociation inhibitor beta, protein MDEEYDVIVLGTGLTECILSGIMSVNGKKVLHMDRNSYYGGDSASITPLEDLYKRFNLPGSPPDSMGKGRDWNVDLVPKFLMANGQLVRMLLITQVTRYLDFKVIEGSFVYKKPKIHKVPSTETEALASSLMGLFEKRRFRKFLVFVANFDESDPKTMEGVDPKKTTMREIYKKFDLGQEVMDFTGHSLALYRTDDYLDQPCMEAINRIKLYSESLARYGKSPYLYPLYGLGELPQGFARLSAIYGGTYMLNKPIEEIVMENGKVVGVKSEGEIARCKQLICDPSYIMDRVTKVGQVIRAICILSHPIANTGDVNSCQIIIPQNQVNRKHDIYVCMISFAHNVAAQGKYIAIVSTTVETGEPEKEIKPALDLLEPIEQKFVSISDQYAPTDIGTESQIFISRSYDATTHFETTCDDIKDIYKRMTGSEFDFAEMERKKKDTFGDDDS, encoded by the exons ATGGATGAAGAATACGACGTTATCGTTCTGGGCACCGGGCTTACg GAATGTATTTTATCAGGCATTATGTCAGTGAATGGGAAAAAGGTTCTGCACATGGATCGCAACTCCTACTACGGAGGTGATAGCGCCTCCATCACACCTCTTGAAGAC CTCTACAAGCGCTTCAACCTTCCCGGAAGCCCTCCTGACTCAATGGGAAAAGGCCGGGATTGGAACGTGGACCTTGTCCCTAAATTCCTCATGGCCAATG GTCAGCTGGTCCGCATGCTGCTGATCACACAGGTGACTCGCTACCTGGATTTCAAAGTGATTGAAGGCAGTTTTGTGTACAAGAAGCCCAAAATCCATAAAGTTCCCTCTACGGAGACTGAGGCCCTGGCATCCA GTCTGATGGGGCTGTTTGAGAAGCGGCGCTTCAGAAAGTTCCTGGTCTTTGTTGCCAACTTTGATGAGAGTGACCCAAAGACTATGGAGGGTGTCGACCCAAAGAAGACAACGATGAGGGAAATATACAAGAAGTTTGACCTGGGCCAGGAAGTCATGGACTTCACCGGTCACTCCCTTGCCCTCTACCGTACAGATGA TTACCTGGATCAACCCTGCATGGAAGCAATCAACAGGATAAAGCTTTACAGTGAGTCTCTGGCCCGATATGGCAAGAGCCCATATCTGTACCCACTGTACGGCCTGGGAGAACTGCCACAAGGCTTTGCCAG GCTTAGCGCCATCTACGGTGGGACGTACATGCTGAACAAGCCAATAGAAGAGATTGTGATGGAGAATGGGAAGGTGGTGGGAGTCAAGTCTGAGGGGGAG ATTGCAAGGTGCAagcagctgatctgcgaccccAGCTACATTATGGATCGTGTCACCAAAGTGGGTCAGGTGATCAGAGCCATCTGCATCCTGAGTCATCCTATAGCCAACACTGGCGACGTGAACTCGTGCCAGATCATCATCCCCCAGAATCAGGTCAACAGGAAACACG aCATCTATGTTTGTATGATCTCCTTTGCACACAATGTGGCTGCGCAGGGTAAATACATCGCCATCGTTAGCACCACAGTGGAGACGGGTGAGCCAGAGAAGGAGATCAAGCCAGCCCTGGACTTACTGGAGCCCATCGAGCAGAAGTTTGTCAGCATTAGCGACCAGTATGCACCCACTGACATTGGCACTGAAAGTCAG ATCTTCATCTCTCGGTCCTACGATGCAACAACTCACTTTGAGACCACCTGTGATGACATCAAGGACATCTACAAGAGGATGACAGGCTCAGAGTTTGACTTTGCTGAGATGGAGCGCAAGAAGAAAGACACCTTTGGTGACGATGATTCGTAG
- the ankrd16 gene encoding ankyrin repeat domain-containing protein 16: MDENTLKLLVKLTQDGQLAALEKHITLGGSTAAQTVSSKHFGKSGDTLLHYAARHGHLDIVKYLIKRVGLDVEVYNNDYKRPLHEAASMSHKDCVSYLLQEGAKVDSLKKADWTPLMMACTRRNLDVIQELLCHDADPALRNKDGWNSFHIACREGDPVVIQHLLLVAPDVWRTESRTRRTPLHTAAMHGCEEVVKILLDRCGYTPDSTDSCGVTPFMDAIRNGHISVARLLLDEHQASAAAADILGAQPVHQVAVTGQDEALRFLVKDLNVEVNQRATSIQLTALHYAAKEGHTSTINTLVELGADPHARDKKGRTALHMACIGQHADAARTLLQLGLKDSEDASGTTARQLARKPDVVQVFERDLAHRP, encoded by the exons ATGGATGAAAACACTTTGAAGCTGCTAGTGAAGCTCACTCAGGACGGACAGTTAGCCGCGCTGGAGAAACACATAACATTAGGCGGCTCGACTGCGGCGCAAACTGTCAGTAGCAAACATTTCGGCAAGTCGGGAGACACCTTGCTGCACTACGCCGCAAGGCATGGACACTTGGACATTGTAAAGTACCTGATAAAGAGGGTTGGCTTGGATGTAGAGGTGTACAACAACGACTACAAGAGGCCGCTGCACGAAGCTGCCTCCATGAGCCACAAGGACTGTGTTAGCTACCTGCTCCAAGAAGGCGCCAAAGTGGACAGTCTGAAGAAGGCTGACTG GACTCCGCTGATGATGGCGTGCACTCGGAGGAACCTGGACGTGATCCAGGAGCTGCTTTGCCACGATGCCGACCCCGCACTGAGAAACAAGGACGGCTGGAACTCCTTCCACATCGCCTGCAGAGAGGGAGACCCTGTGGTCATACAGCACCTGCTCCTTGTTGCACCAGACGTCTGGAGGACGGAGAGCAGGACACGCAGGACGCCACTACACACCGCAG CAATGCATGGATGTGAGGAGGTGGTTAAGATCTTGCTGGACAG ATGTGGCTACACGCCTGACAGCACTGACAGCTGTGGAGTCACGCCTTTCATGGACGCCATCAGGAATGGACATATCTCTGTGGCCAGGCTTCTTTTAGACGAGCACCAG gcatctgcagcagctgctgacATACTCGGGGCTCAGCCAGTGCACCAGGTAGCCGTCACTGGCCAGGATGAGGCTCTGCGGTTTCTGGTGAAGGACTTGAATGTAGAGGTGAACCAGAGGGCGACCAGCATCCAGCTCACCGCCCTGCATTACGCTGCCAAG GAGGGTCACACGTCCACTATAAACACACTGGTGGAGCTGGGAGCGGATCCTCATGCCCGGGACAAAAAGGGAAGGACCG CTCTTCACATGGCGTGCATTGGGCAGCACGCAGACGCAGCCAGGACGCTCCTGCAGCTCGGCCTCAAAGATTCTGAGGATGCGTCCGGCACAACCGCCAGGCAGCTGGCCAGGAAACCCGACGTAGTGCAAGTGTTTGAACGTGACCTGGCACACAGACCCTAA
- the asb13a.2 gene encoding ankyrin repeat and SOCS box protein 13 isoform X3 — translation MDTEKSRPYFFGDIGCWAERTEVHKAASLGQASQLEELIQGGASVNMVAVDSITPLHEACLHGQAKCVQLLLEAGAQVDARNVDGSTPLCDACSAGSLECVRLLLQYGAKANPALTSRTASPLHEACMGGNSECVKLLISMGACLEAYDLYYGTPLHVACANEHTACVKELLNAGAKVNAARLHETPLHHAAKSMQVETIEMLVEFGANIYARDQHERRPVDYTTPGSPSAACLQSYETSPLSLQQLGRLAVRRKLGTRARNVIGQLEIPKLIISYLCYQ, via the exons ATGGACACTGAAAAGTCTCGGCCCTATTTCTTTGGCGACATCG GCTGCTGGGCGGAGCGAACAGAGGTGCACAAGGCAGCGTCGCTCGGCCAGGCCTCCCAACTGGAGGAGCTCATTCAGGGCGGAGCCTCGGTCAACATGGTGGCCGTGGATTCCATCACACCGCTGCACGAGGCGTGCCTCCACGGACAGGCCAAGTGTGTGCAGCTGCTGCTTGAGGCTGGAGCTCAG GTGGATGCAAGGAATGTGGATGGAAGTACCCCGCTGTGTGATGCCTGTTCAGCTGGTAGTTTGGAGTGTGTGAGACTTTTGCTGCAGTACGGTGCCAAGGCGAACCCTGCCCTCACCTCCCGCACAGCCTCACCCCTGCACGAGGCCTGCATGGGAG GAAACTCTGAGTGTGTGAAGCTGCTGATTTCCATGGGAGCTTGTCTCGAGGCGTATGACCTTTACTACGGCACCCCGCTGCACGTGGCCTGTGCCAATGAGCACACGGCCTGTGTTAAAGAGCTGCTCAATGCAG GCGCTAAAGTGAACGCCGCCAGGCTGCACGAGACGCCGCTGCACCACGCTGCTAAAAGCATGCAGGTGGAGACGATCGAGATGCTGGTGGAGTTTGGAGCCAACATCTACGCTCGAGATCAACACGAGAGGAGACCCGTGGACTACACCACGCCGGGCTCTCCCTCTGCAGCCTGCCTACAGTCTTATGAGA CCTCTCCTCTGAGTCTGCAGCAGCTCGGCAGGTTGGCAGTGAGGAGGAAGCTCGGCACCAGGGCTCGAAATGTCATAGGCCAGCTCGAGATCCCTAAACTCATCATCAGCTACCTCTGCTATCAGTGA